From Erigeron canadensis isolate Cc75 chromosome 8, C_canadensis_v1, whole genome shotgun sequence, one genomic window encodes:
- the LOC122609936 gene encoding rhamnogalacturonan I rhamnosyltransferase 1-like, translating into MGLKGFGEIRVEKVKKLNIRSTSKIKVWIIRSTTIVLFWTCLVQLSALRDSFFGYNLVLKKDWPSSSSSSSSSVSDGDFSALDVNLLQSVVPTRVLPPKRVYKNNGYLLISCNGGLNQMRAAICDMVAIARYLNVTLIVPELDKTSFWADPSEFEDIFDVDHFITSLRDEVRILKQLPIRLRKKVELGIVHTMPPVSWSDISYYHNQILPLIQRFKVLHLNRTDARLANSGQPISLQKLRCRVNFKALRFTSQIEELGRRVVNLLRQNGPFLVLHLRYEMDMLAFSGCTQGCNDEEVEELTRMRYAYPWWKEKIINSDLKRKDGLCPLTPEETALALRALDIDRNIQIYIAAGEIYGGERRMASLAAAYPKLVRKETLLGPDDLQFFQNHSSQMAALDYLVSLESDIFVPTYDGNMAKVVEGHRRFLGFKKTILLDRRLLVELIDKYTSKSSSWDEFSSAVKAAHAERMGNPTKRLVIPDRPKEEDYFYANPEECLQQPSEDEHVNIV; encoded by the exons ATGGGGTTAAAAGGGTTTGGTGAAATAAGAGTTGAGaaagtaaaaaagttaaatataaggTCAACAAGTAAGATAAAAGTATGGATAATAAGGAGTACAACTATTGTGTTATTTTGGACTTGTTTAGTTCAATTAAGTGCATTAAGAGATAGTTTTTTTGGGTATAATCTGGTTTTGAAAAAAGATTggccttcttcttcttcttcttcttcttcttcagttaGTGATGGTGATTTTAGTGCTTTAGATGTTAATTTGTTGCAAAGTGTTGTTCCTACTAGAGTTCTTCCCCCGAAAA GGGTGTACAAGAACAATGGTTACTTACTGATTTCATGTAATGGAGGACTTAATCAAATGCGAGCTGCT ATATGTGATATGGTTGCAATTGCAAGATACTTGAATGTTACACTAATAGTTCCTGAGTTGGATAAAACTTCGTTCTGGGCTGATCCAAG TGAGTTTGAGGACATTTTTGATGTTGATCATTTCATTACCTCCTTGAGAGATGAAGTCCGGATACTTAAACAGCTGCCTATACGGCTTAGAAAAAAAGTGGAATTAGGAATTGTGCATACCATGCCTCCTGTTAGTTGGTCTGATATTTCATACTACCACAACCAG ATTCTTCCTTTAATTCAAAGATTTAAAGTTTTGCATTTGAATAGAACCGATGCTCGACTTGCCAATAGTGGTCAACCCATTAGCCTTCAGAAGCTCAGGTGCCGAGTAAATTTCAAAGCTCTGAGATTCACTAGTCAGATTGAGGAGTTGGGTAGACGGGTTGTTAACCTTTTGAGACAAAATGGACCATTCCTAGTGCTTCACCTGCGATATGAAATGGATATGTTAGCATTTTCTGGTTGTACTCAAGGATGCAATGATGAAGAGGTGGAAGAATTGACCCGAATGAG GTATGCTTACCCTTGGTGGAAAGAAAAGATCATTAACTCTGACTTGAAAAGGAAAGATGGTCTATGCCCTTTGACTCCTGAAGAAACCGCTCTTGCATTAAGGGCATTAGACATTGACCGTAACATCCAGATATATATCGCTGCTGGTGAAATATATGGTGGCGAAAGGAGAATGGCTAGTCTTGCAGCCGCCTACCCAAAGCTG GTAAGAAAAGAGACTTTATTGGGACCAGACGACCTTCAATTTTTTCAGAACCACTCGTCACAAATGGCAGCATTAGACTATCTTGTATCGCTCGAAAGTGATATTTTTGTCCCAACTTATGATGGAAACATGGCCAAAGTTGTAGAAGGCCATCGCAG aTTTTTGGGTTTCAAGAAAACAATATTATTGGATAGAAGACTATTGGTTGAACTAATAGACAAATATACAAGTAAATCATCGAGTTGGGATGAGTTCTCTAGTGCTGTCAAGGCTGCACATGCAGAACGCATGGGTAACCCCACAAAAAGATTGGTTATACCAGATAGACCAAAAGAAGAAGACTACTTCTATGCAAATCCAGAAGAATGCTTGCAGCAGCCCTCGGAAGACGAACATGTAAATATAGTGTGA
- the LOC122609937 gene encoding uncharacterized protein LOC122609937: MEFWQKARTFAEDAAKKSQQFTIEAAKKSQEFTIEAAKKSQEFTIGSSSRISDIVLEASKRSKEIAVEASKKADLIKTEAIKRADQIKSQIPLPSPAAAISQFVVPSDSAAAPAVDNGVDLERFGITDELREFVKEITIDTFRDFPLQDDTEVSDVPTVSNVRQDLTKFQEIHAKLVLSTVKEISKLRYELCPRVMRERKFWRIYFLLVNSHVIPYEKRYMEEEDNKGSDEKVKEEAATVGSSKAETVSKTETSGENQNTKSTTTKSVDQDLDVFLLGDLGDSDEGPDDGDDGLDDDDFDKL; encoded by the exons atggAATTCTGGCAAAAAGCTCGAACATTCGCAGAAGACGCAGCCAAAAAATCACAACAATTCACAATCGAAGCCGCCAAAAAATCACAAGAATTCACAATAGAAGCAGCCAAAAAATCACAAGAGTTCACAATCGGATCATCTTCTAGAATCTCCGATATCGTTCTAGAAGCTTCCAAACGCTCTAAAGAGATCGCCGTTGAAGCTTCCAAAAAAGCCGATTTGATCAAAACTGAAGCCATTAAACGTGCTGATCAGATCAAGTCTCAGATTCCGTTACCTAGTCCGGCTGCCGCGATCTCTCAATTCGTTGTTCCGTCGGATTCTGCGGCGGCGCCGGCGGTTGATAACGGTGTGGATCTGGAGAGGTTTGGGATTACCGATGAGTTGAGAGAGTTTGTTAAGGAGATTACAATCGATACGTTCCGCGATTTTCCGTTACAAG ATGACACAGAAGTGTCTGATGTTCCTACTGTCTCAAATGTTCGGCAGGATCTCACAAAGTTTCAAGAAATCCATGCTAAACTTGTTCTCTCGACTGTAAAG GAAATCTCAAAGTTGAGGTATGAGTTGTGCCCACGGGTCATGAGAGAAAGGAAATTCTGGAGGATATATTTTCTCCTAGTAAATAGTCATGTGATTCC CTATGAAAAACGCTACATGGAAGAGGAAGACAATAAAGGATCTGATGAAAAGGTGAAGGAAGAGGCGGCTACCGTTGGGAGTTCCAAAGCTGAAACTGTTTCTAAAACAGAAACAAGTGGAGAAAATCAGAATACTAAAAGCACTACAACAAAGTCAGTTGACCAAGATTTGGATGTCTTTCTCTTGGGAGATCTTGGTGACAGTGATGAAGGCCCAG ATGACGGAGATGATGGcttggatgatgatgattttgacaAACTATAA